The following proteins are encoded in a genomic region of Planctomycetaceae bacterium:
- a CDS encoding penicillin-binding transpeptidase domain-containing protein yields the protein MLNQPRHTAFDMPDSGTIGPGSVSRFRFLATAFVAAAVVVLVRIGYVQSRLQQSYLQSLEITTTEYEVLPARDGRILTDNDVLAADVDQYAVEVHYRWLQEPVDDAWLRRQVRAQLTSDERRDEKLVADTQAAILQARGNLWQAMSAVCSLPDSELCRRRETIQQTVTRIADSVNRRRFSHDVLSDDDLLKPDTGDDGPLMSFASAVRRALTEPPTRSEADRIVVREEEDFHVVVPDVPLAVAAEIREHPERFPGVRIAAGTQRTYPHTQFAPHVVGARTPLTDDELAKSETPAGALRLANWRPKTGRFGVELSANRHLSGTPGLRKIVRNRRQEIVESTEVRKPIAGRDIVLTLSVPLQQHAERLLQEALAERPPELLLSDSNDDPDKSEPQTIPVGASVVVMDVQSGRLLAAASAPKFALSLYVSGSQRDWDAANADTRRPFVSRVTSMALPPGSVFKPVTAAAGMESGVLDPDATFFCRGYLSNPDEHRCLIFRLYGSGHGNLTLRRALSESCNVYFFSVAQKTGIAPLVDWSERFEFGRPTGVDLPFEKKGTLPSSERTIGAAQSGRRGLEREALGLAIGQSQLTATPLQMVRMMAAIANGGWLVTPHVVSQDGVARTAGDISDAPHPNPRRRIPGLQVSTLERIREGLTAAVQEPSGTAFRTVRLPVVAIAGKTGTAETTPGKPDHAWFAGYVPADRPQFAFVVVLEHGGSGGRTAGPVARELVRRMLELSLL from the coding sequence ATGCTGAATCAACCTCGCCATACCGCCTTCGACATGCCGGACAGCGGGACCATCGGCCCCGGATCCGTGTCTCGGTTTCGATTTCTGGCGACGGCATTCGTCGCCGCCGCGGTCGTCGTTCTGGTGAGAATCGGGTATGTCCAATCCCGACTGCAACAAAGCTATCTGCAATCACTGGAAATCACGACGACCGAATATGAAGTTCTGCCGGCCCGCGACGGAAGGATCCTGACCGACAATGACGTGCTGGCGGCCGACGTCGATCAGTACGCCGTCGAAGTCCACTACCGCTGGCTGCAGGAACCTGTCGACGACGCGTGGCTGCGGCGCCAGGTGCGCGCCCAACTGACCAGCGACGAACGTCGTGACGAGAAACTCGTCGCCGACACGCAGGCCGCCATTCTTCAGGCCCGCGGAAATCTGTGGCAGGCCATGTCCGCTGTCTGCTCGCTTCCCGACAGTGAGCTGTGTCGGCGGCGCGAGACCATTCAGCAAACGGTGACGCGAATCGCCGACTCCGTGAACCGCCGGCGATTTTCCCACGACGTGCTCAGCGACGACGACCTGCTGAAACCGGATACCGGCGACGATGGCCCGCTGATGAGTTTCGCGTCCGCCGTGCGACGAGCCCTGACGGAACCGCCAACCCGGTCGGAAGCAGACCGAATCGTCGTTCGCGAAGAAGAAGATTTTCACGTTGTCGTGCCGGACGTGCCGCTGGCCGTGGCCGCGGAAATTCGCGAACACCCGGAACGTTTTCCCGGCGTCCGAATTGCCGCCGGAACGCAGCGAACGTATCCGCACACCCAATTTGCTCCGCATGTTGTCGGAGCACGCACGCCGCTGACTGACGATGAACTTGCCAAATCCGAGACTCCGGCTGGTGCACTGCGGCTGGCCAACTGGCGGCCGAAAACAGGTCGCTTCGGCGTCGAACTCAGTGCCAATCGGCACCTGAGCGGCACGCCCGGCCTGCGGAAGATCGTTCGCAATCGTCGTCAGGAAATTGTCGAATCGACAGAAGTCAGAAAACCGATCGCCGGACGCGACATCGTGCTGACGCTCAGCGTGCCGTTGCAGCAACATGCGGAGCGACTTCTCCAGGAAGCACTCGCCGAACGTCCCCCCGAGTTGCTGCTCAGCGATTCCAATGACGATCCCGATAAAAGCGAACCGCAGACGATACCCGTCGGTGCCAGCGTCGTTGTTATGGATGTTCAATCCGGCCGCCTGCTTGCCGCCGCGAGTGCTCCGAAGTTCGCTCTGTCGCTGTACGTTTCGGGATCTCAGCGCGACTGGGATGCCGCCAACGCGGACACGCGTCGCCCGTTCGTTTCGCGAGTCACCTCCATGGCGCTGCCACCGGGCTCCGTCTTCAAGCCCGTGACCGCCGCGGCAGGGATGGAATCCGGTGTACTCGACCCCGATGCAACGTTCTTCTGCCGCGGATACCTGAGCAACCCCGACGAACACCGCTGCCTGATCTTTCGGCTGTACGGTTCCGGTCACGGCAATCTGACTCTGCGCCGGGCACTTTCCGAATCGTGCAACGTCTATTTTTTTTCGGTGGCACAGAAGACGGGGATTGCACCGCTGGTCGACTGGTCCGAACGATTTGAATTCGGGCGCCCCACCGGTGTCGACCTTCCGTTCGAAAAAAAAGGAACACTGCCGTCATCGGAACGAACGATCGGTGCGGCGCAGTCGGGCCGTCGCGGCCTGGAACGCGAAGCTCTCGGCCTTGCGATTGGCCAGTCACAGCTCACCGCGACTCCGCTGCAGATGGTCCGGATGATGGCGGCGATTGCCAACGGAGGCTGGCTGGTGACTCCGCATGTCGTCAGCCAGGACGGCGTCGCTCGCACGGCTGGCGACATTAGTGACGCTCCGCATCCGAATCCGCGCCGGCGAATTCCCGGGCTGCAGGTATCTACACTGGAACGAATTCGGGAAGGGCTGACGGCCGCGGTTCAGGAACCTTCCGGAACCGCCTTTCGAACGGTGCGGCTACCTGTCGTCGCCATCGCCGGAAAAACGGGCACCGCAGAAACGACTCCCGGCAAGCCGGACCACGCCTGGTTCGCCGGCTACGTCCCGGCAGATCGTCCACAGTTCGCGTTCGTGGTCGTGTTGGAACACGGCGGCAGCGGAGGCCGAACGGCCGGACCGGTAGCCAGAGAACTCGTGCGCCGCATGTTGGAACTCAGCCTGCTGTAA
- a CDS encoding rod shape-determining protein MreC: protein MQSSVRNLWLNCSGVILLALLTAAADRTNNLTGVRTTLHDAISPGRFAVLAISSVPGRSDVPHEELAALQDELRQNEIQRRHLLIENARLRNQLQTSSRNAEAAVIAGPSLLQYRAVDAGVLSGNGMPDRLNGLFIDVGKSAGLRRSELVLDGSGILIDKGRSDALRPGDQALSGRTVVGRIEKTGRWVSLIQPVTSSQFTARIQVVRQSEQGVYFGAIGLLTGDDNGGCVVTGIPYTESVTAGDSVFSADIEGVKGPRLFFGTVTRADFLSGGEWSITVKPATDVSQVDRVSVLQAELSEEQLARSP, encoded by the coding sequence ATGCAATCCTCCGTTCGCAATCTGTGGCTGAACTGCAGCGGTGTCATCCTGCTGGCGCTGCTGACCGCCGCTGCGGATCGAACCAATAACCTGACCGGCGTCCGTACAACGCTGCACGACGCCATCAGCCCCGGCCGATTCGCCGTGCTGGCCATTTCCTCCGTGCCCGGCCGCAGCGATGTTCCCCATGAAGAACTCGCAGCGCTGCAGGACGAACTTCGGCAAAACGAAATTCAGCGCCGCCACCTGCTGATCGAAAACGCCCGGCTGCGGAACCAGTTGCAGACATCTTCCAGGAACGCCGAAGCGGCCGTGATTGCGGGCCCGTCGCTGCTGCAGTACAGGGCCGTTGACGCGGGAGTGCTGAGCGGAAACGGAATGCCCGATCGTCTGAACGGCCTGTTCATCGATGTCGGCAAGTCCGCGGGACTGCGACGATCGGAACTGGTGCTGGATGGTTCCGGAATTCTGATCGACAAAGGGCGATCTGATGCTCTGCGGCCTGGAGATCAGGCGCTGTCCGGCCGGACCGTAGTGGGCCGCATCGAAAAAACGGGTCGCTGGGTCAGTCTGATTCAGCCGGTCACGTCGTCGCAGTTCACAGCGAGAATTCAGGTTGTTCGCCAGTCGGAACAGGGAGTCTACTTCGGTGCCATCGGACTGTTGACCGGTGACGACAACGGGGGCTGCGTGGTGACCGGAATTCCCTACACCGAATCCGTAACCGCCGGTGACAGCGTGTTCTCCGCGGACATTGAAGGCGTCAAGGGCCCCCGGCTCTTTTTCGGCACTGTGACGCGAGCCGACTTCCTGTCCGGCGGCGAATGGTCGATCACCGTCAAACCGGCCACCGATGTTTCTCAGGTGGATCGTGTCTCGGTGCTGCAGGCGGAACTCAGCGAAGAACAGCTCGCACGGTCGCCGTAA
- a CDS encoding rod shape-determining protein — protein sequence MLNWLRQSFCSDLAIDLGTTSTRIGLPGEGIRLDEPSVVAVPKGTKRVAGKGAAVGKLAHQMLGRTPDSISAVRPVRHGVISDFELTEAMLRYFIRKAARQSVGMKPRVVIAVPGCITAVEKRAVFNSAERAGAGQVWLIEESRAAGIGAGLPVSEPLASMICDIGGGTTEVAVMSLGDVVANRSIRIAGDSMDTAIALYLRRRYSLRIGEQSAEQLKLNIGSAAPLDHELSQEVSGLDTASGIPRKAMITSEEVREALYEPLEQIVDAIRGTIEQCQPELVADLADTGMVLAGGVALLRGIDRYLNQHLGIPVRIAESPRNTVTRGAMICLDHLEQWRDRLDNGQRKV from the coding sequence ATGCTGAACTGGCTTCGACAATCCTTTTGCTCCGATCTTGCCATCGATCTGGGCACCACGTCGACCCGCATCGGGCTGCCGGGAGAAGGAATTCGTCTGGACGAACCGTCTGTGGTCGCGGTGCCGAAAGGAACCAAACGCGTCGCCGGAAAAGGTGCCGCTGTGGGAAAGCTGGCTCACCAGATGCTGGGGCGAACTCCCGACAGCATCTCCGCTGTTCGCCCGGTTCGGCACGGAGTCATCAGCGATTTTGAACTCACCGAGGCGATGCTTCGCTACTTCATTCGCAAGGCCGCCCGGCAGAGTGTCGGTATGAAACCCCGCGTGGTGATTGCCGTTCCCGGCTGTATCACCGCTGTGGAAAAGCGAGCAGTCTTCAACAGCGCGGAACGAGCGGGTGCCGGTCAGGTCTGGCTGATCGAAGAATCGCGAGCCGCCGGAATCGGCGCCGGTCTGCCTGTTTCGGAACCGCTGGCCAGCATGATCTGTGATATCGGCGGAGGCACCACGGAAGTTGCCGTGATGAGTCTGGGTGATGTCGTCGCCAACCGCTCGATTCGAATTGCCGGTGATTCCATGGACACCGCGATTGCTCTGTACCTGCGACGAAGGTACTCCCTGCGCATCGGCGAACAGTCAGCGGAACAATTGAAACTGAACATCGGCAGCGCTGCGCCGCTCGATCACGAACTCAGCCAGGAAGTCAGCGGACTGGACACCGCCAGCGGCATTCCCCGAAAGGCCATGATCACCAGCGAAGAAGTCCGCGAAGCGCTGTACGAACCGCTGGAACAGATCGTCGACGCCATCCGCGGCACCATTGAACAATGCCAGCCGGAACTCGTCGCCGATCTGGCCGACACCGGCATGGTGCTCGCCGGCGGAGTCGCCCTGCTAAGAGGAATCGATCGCTACCTGAATCAGCACCTGGGCATTCCGGTTCGCATCGCCGAATCCCCGCGGAACACCGTCACTCGCGGCGCAATGATCTGCCTGGACCACCTGGAACAATGGCGGGACCGTCTGGACAACGGACAAAGGAAGGTGTGA
- a CDS encoding sigma 54-interacting transcriptional regulator → MNEFPSGAHHGPQILQFPGAAASAPAEATPPAPPEAAPAPQSVLVFSTRPGARQLLADDVRKRGLFVCETDSPDAMLFHLSRQEFQICIIDDADQVSRLQEVNAAIRSHSKAAQILCLVSEDSRWGRETVPTFECEMIERPFTATRFGAALLTAIQKCELIRENEKLRRQLLNRNLMDLVGSTPAMQSLRESIRIAAADDRTVLVRGESGSGTTLIAEGLHRCSRRAGKPFLRIDCSLHSVETLEHQLFGDGIPDGFPGYLKLAEGGSILLDNVDTVALPFQKRLAQLLEQRATALLNDTKDAPNIRFIAATHCDLNRLAMEGRFRDDLLQHLSGITLQSPPLRVRQNDIPLLVEHFIAQFALKEGRPPREITSEALRVLEAHPWPGNVRELQNVIERACTLSVTEAITADSLRSWLKNEDVEDAGVESVGMTLREMERKLIESTFARCNGNRERTAQILKIGLRTLSGKLREYGYPPRGGPGSNIRVQHQTAERRAA, encoded by the coding sequence ATGAACGAGTTCCCGTCCGGCGCTCATCATGGGCCGCAGATTCTGCAATTCCCCGGCGCGGCCGCCTCAGCGCCTGCAGAAGCGACTCCGCCAGCTCCGCCTGAAGCGGCTCCGGCACCACAATCGGTGCTGGTCTTTTCCACTCGCCCAGGAGCACGGCAGTTGCTGGCCGATGACGTTCGCAAACGCGGCCTGTTTGTCTGCGAAACGGACAGTCCGGATGCCATGCTGTTTCACCTCAGCCGGCAGGAATTTCAGATCTGCATCATCGACGACGCCGACCAGGTGTCGCGGCTGCAGGAAGTCAATGCCGCCATTCGAAGCCATTCGAAGGCTGCCCAGATCCTGTGCCTGGTTTCGGAAGATTCCCGGTGGGGACGCGAAACGGTGCCGACGTTCGAATGCGAAATGATCGAACGGCCGTTCACCGCAACTCGCTTCGGTGCCGCACTGCTGACGGCCATTCAGAAGTGCGAACTGATTCGTGAAAATGAAAAGCTGCGACGCCAGTTGCTGAACCGCAACCTGATGGATCTGGTCGGCAGCACTCCCGCCATGCAGTCGCTGCGGGAAAGCATTCGCATCGCCGCCGCCGATGATCGCACGGTTCTGGTGCGAGGTGAGTCCGGCAGCGGAACAACGCTGATTGCCGAAGGACTGCACCGCTGCAGCCGCCGGGCCGGCAAGCCCTTCCTGCGAATCGATTGCAGCCTGCATTCGGTCGAAACGCTGGAACATCAGCTCTTCGGTGACGGAATTCCGGACGGCTTTCCCGGCTATCTGAAACTCGCGGAAGGCGGTTCCATCCTGCTGGACAACGTCGACACCGTGGCTCTGCCGTTTCAAAAGCGACTGGCTCAACTGCTGGAACAGCGCGCCACCGCGCTGCTGAATGACACGAAGGACGCTCCGAATATCCGCTTCATCGCCGCGACTCACTGCGACCTGAACCGCCTGGCAATGGAAGGACGGTTCCGCGACGATCTGCTGCAGCACCTGAGCGGCATCACGCTGCAGTCGCCGCCGCTGCGAGTTCGCCAGAACGACATTCCCCTGCTGGTCGAACACTTCATCGCTCAGTTTGCGCTGAAGGAAGGACGCCCGCCGCGGGAAATCACGTCGGAAGCCCTGCGAGTGCTCGAAGCGCACCCGTGGCCCGGCAACGTGCGGGAACTGCAGAACGTGATCGAACGAGCCTGCACGCTGTCCGTCACCGAAGCCATCACCGCCGATTCACTGCGGTCGTGGCTGAAGAACGAAGATGTCGAAGATGCGGGCGTCGAATCCGTCGGCATGACTCTTCGCGAAATGGAACGCAAGCTGATCGAATCGACATTTGCCCGCTGCAACGGCAATCGTGAACGAACGGCTCAGATCCTGAAGATCGGACTGCGAACGCTGTCCGGCAAACTCAGAGAATACGGCTACCCGCCGCGTGGGGGCCCGGGGTCCAACATCCGCGTTCAGCATCAAACCGCCGAACGCCGAGCAGCGTAA
- the sppA gene encoding signal peptide peptidase SppA, with translation MTEEHQLTAGQSVETHANSVVIRVETAQTSWKSAGKRILISLLVASLMLNLLFIVQSASGERAGADGVRETHRSGSKSASDKLAIISVSGTIMPPFTERWIKQIRHAVEDDRVKGVLLEVDSPGGLVADSHQIYHELQKLVAKKPVYVAMKRLAASGGYYISMGIGTQGQIFVEPTTWTGSIGVIIPRYNATSLAEKIGVTSEPLVTGPLKDSLSPFRDLTDREQAVWKDIMDDAFRRFVGVIATNRPKLTEEQVRELATGQIYTADQAVANGMADHIGYSDQALESLAESLNLTSYNAVEYESGIGFIDLFLGARSESPPTVTEQLLDAAVPRHVLQLMESVGAGQLRP, from the coding sequence ATGACGGAAGAACATCAGCTCACGGCTGGGCAATCAGTGGAAACTCACGCGAATTCCGTCGTCATTCGCGTGGAAACGGCGCAGACTTCGTGGAAATCGGCGGGGAAGAGAATCCTGATTTCCCTGCTGGTCGCGTCGCTGATGCTGAATCTGCTGTTCATCGTGCAGTCCGCTTCGGGCGAGCGTGCCGGGGCAGACGGCGTTCGGGAAACGCATCGGTCGGGCTCAAAGTCCGCGTCGGACAAGCTTGCCATCATCAGCGTCAGCGGCACGATCATGCCGCCCTTCACCGAACGCTGGATCAAACAAATTCGGCACGCCGTCGAAGACGATCGCGTCAAAGGCGTGCTGCTGGAAGTCGACAGCCCGGGCGGACTCGTTGCCGACAGCCATCAGATTTACCACGAACTGCAGAAGCTGGTTGCGAAAAAACCGGTGTATGTGGCGATGAAGCGTCTGGCGGCGTCCGGCGGCTACTACATCTCGATGGGGATCGGCACGCAGGGGCAAATCTTCGTCGAACCCACCACCTGGACCGGTTCCATCGGAGTCATCATTCCGCGATACAACGCCACCAGTCTTGCGGAAAAGATCGGCGTGACGTCAGAACCGCTGGTCACCGGACCGCTGAAGGATTCGCTCAGCCCGTTTCGGGATCTGACGGATCGCGAACAGGCCGTGTGGAAGGACATCATGGACGACGCTTTCCGCCGATTTGTCGGAGTCATTGCGACGAATCGCCCAAAGCTGACCGAAGAACAGGTGCGTGAACTGGCCACCGGACAGATCTACACAGCCGATCAGGCGGTCGCCAACGGGATGGCGGACCATATCGGCTATTCTGACCAGGCTCTCGAATCACTTGCGGAGTCCCTGAACCTGACTTCTTACAATGCGGTGGAATACGAGTCCGGCATTGGTTTCATTGACCTCTTTCTGGGAGCCCGCAGCGAGTCTCCGCCGACCGTAACCGAACAACTGCTGGACGCCGCTGTCCCGCGCCATGTATTACAGCTCATGGAATCCGTGGGTGCCGGTCAGCTCCGGCCGTGA
- a CDS encoding M20 family metallopeptidase, whose translation MSAVDFLKPLIEFPTVSCDSNVEVSRWLEDQLKSLAFETEWLEYTDPAGVKKACVSGRLGPAGEGWAHFSHTDVVPVRSWSFPKAGPWTPHVTDDRLYGRGSCDMKGSLACALAAAAQFGNRKLTRPFYIVSTADEEVGLGGAEQVAERSPIFREIVESRSRAIIGEPTRMEVVHGHKGGQGMKIVSRGVAAHSSTGEGLNANLAMIPFLNDLRQLCLSAERDENWRDDRFDPPHICMNIGINDHTHALNITAPQSVCTVYFRVMPRQDGDVLTRQIEQLAKQHGLEFEIQFQCKALFTDPDSEFVRELLTITGSSSSRTVGYGTDGGRFTEIGRMVVLGPGDIRQAHTDDEWVSLDQLQRGTDLYSTLIERWCLG comes from the coding sequence ATGTCTGCTGTGGATTTTCTGAAACCGCTGATCGAGTTTCCGACAGTGAGTTGTGATTCGAACGTCGAAGTCAGCCGCTGGCTGGAAGACCAGTTGAAGTCTCTGGCGTTCGAAACGGAGTGGCTGGAGTACACGGACCCGGCTGGTGTGAAGAAGGCCTGCGTCAGCGGACGGCTGGGTCCGGCGGGTGAAGGCTGGGCTCACTTTTCACACACGGACGTCGTACCGGTTCGGTCGTGGAGTTTTCCGAAAGCCGGTCCGTGGACGCCGCACGTCACTGACGATCGTTTATACGGCCGAGGCTCCTGCGACATGAAGGGCTCACTGGCATGTGCTCTGGCGGCAGCGGCGCAGTTCGGGAACCGGAAGTTGACGCGGCCGTTCTACATCGTCAGCACGGCCGATGAAGAAGTCGGTCTCGGCGGGGCCGAACAGGTGGCGGAACGCAGTCCCATATTCCGCGAAATCGTGGAGTCGCGGTCGCGGGCAATCATCGGCGAGCCGACTCGCATGGAAGTTGTGCACGGACACAAGGGCGGGCAGGGCATGAAGATCGTGTCGCGGGGCGTCGCCGCTCATTCCAGCACCGGTGAAGGCCTGAATGCCAACCTGGCGATGATCCCGTTTCTGAACGATCTCCGGCAGCTTTGCCTTTCGGCCGAACGCGATGAAAACTGGCGCGACGATCGTTTCGACCCGCCTCACATCTGCATGAACATCGGGATCAACGACCACACTCACGCGCTGAACATCACTGCGCCGCAAAGCGTCTGCACCGTGTATTTCCGAGTGATGCCGCGACAGGACGGCGATGTCCTGACCCGGCAGATCGAACAACTGGCGAAGCAGCACGGGCTGGAGTTTGAAATTCAGTTTCAGTGCAAGGCTCTGTTCACGGATCCCGATTCGGAATTCGTCCGGGAATTGCTGACGATCACAGGAAGTTCCTCGTCACGAACGGTGGGCTATGGGACTGACGGAGGCCGCTTTACGGAAATCGGCCGCATGGTCGTGCTTGGTCCCGGCGACATCCGGCAGGCTCATACGGACGACGAATGGGTCAGTCTTGACCAGCTTCAGCGCGGAACGGACCTGTATAGCACGCTGATCGAACGCTGGTGTCTGGGATGA
- a CDS encoding DNA-binding protein produces MARESFLLRTDPKVLDALRRWAEDELRSTNGQLDFLLRRALQDAGRLSGRESSSELPADDSGSADSQAE; encoded by the coding sequence TTGGCGCGAGAATCGTTTTTGCTGCGAACTGATCCGAAGGTTCTCGACGCGCTGCGTCGCTGGGCGGAGGACGAACTGCGCAGCACAAACGGGCAGCTCGACTTCCTGCTTCGCCGGGCACTGCAGGACGCGGGCCGGTTGTCGGGCCGGGAGAGTTCTTCGGAACTCCCGGCGGACGATTCCGGTTCCGCAGACTCGCAGGCTGAGTAA
- a CDS encoding SPFH domain-containing protein yields the protein MAGWFPLLVVLALVIGAPFVIAHAIPDGGGPPTVPVLLTGIFMIPAAIVGLCGFLAVSPNDSRVLLLFGEYRGSVTDSGFYWVNPFYSKKKLSLRIRNFETGSSTVPESKNQAGQVVQPKSRTAGKPSKVNDRDGNPIDISAVVVWKVVDTAEALFEVDDYENFVEVQSEAALRVLASRHPYDSHDTEISLRGNTVEVCEQLQTDIQERLDKAGVKVIEARISHLAYSPEIAAAMLQRQQASAIVAARTKIVEGAVGMVQLALEHLKKDGVIDLDEERKAAMVSNLLVVLCSDRHTQPVVNTGTLYN from the coding sequence ATGGCTGGCTGGTTTCCGTTGCTGGTGGTACTGGCGCTGGTGATTGGAGCACCGTTTGTGATTGCTCACGCGATTCCGGATGGCGGCGGGCCGCCGACCGTTCCGGTGTTGCTGACCGGAATTTTCATGATTCCGGCGGCAATCGTGGGTCTGTGCGGATTTCTGGCAGTTTCCCCGAACGATTCGCGGGTGCTGCTGCTGTTTGGAGAATACCGCGGTTCGGTTACGGATTCCGGGTTCTATTGGGTGAACCCGTTTTATTCCAAGAAGAAGCTGTCGCTGCGAATTCGCAACTTTGAAACGGGGTCCAGCACCGTTCCGGAGAGCAAGAACCAGGCAGGGCAGGTCGTGCAGCCGAAGTCACGAACGGCGGGCAAGCCGTCAAAAGTGAACGACCGCGACGGGAATCCGATCGACATTTCGGCGGTGGTTGTCTGGAAGGTTGTGGACACAGCGGAGGCACTGTTTGAAGTCGACGACTATGAAAACTTCGTCGAAGTTCAGAGTGAAGCGGCTCTGCGTGTGCTGGCCAGCCGGCATCCCTACGACAGCCACGACACCGAAATCTCTCTTCGCGGAAACACGGTTGAAGTCTGTGAGCAGCTTCAGACGGACATTCAGGAACGGCTGGACAAAGCGGGTGTGAAGGTCATCGAAGCGAGAATCAGCCACCTGGCATATTCGCCGGAAATCGCGGCCGCGATGCTGCAGCGCCAGCAGGCATCCGCCATCGTCGCGGCTCGAACGAAAATCGTGGAAGGAGCCGTCGGGATGGTCCAGTTGGCTCTGGAGCATCTGAAGAAGGATGGGGTGATCGACCTGGATGAAGAACGCAAGGCGGCGATGGTTTCCAATCTGCTGGTTGTGTTGTGCAGCGATCGGCACACGCAGCCGGTGGTCAACACCGGAACTCTTTACAACTAA
- a CDS encoding DUF1501 domain-containing protein: MPSPRFHFDRRRLLKVTSMGVIGSALPAAALRSQAGTTAESSTAKSVLLVLLSGGPSQLDTLDPKPQAPEEIRGEFRAIHTTIPGISVCEHLPRVSAQMDKWAIVRTLAHREHNHLLATHVALTGRPTPIPRGGSDLDRVESRNDFPNFAAALDFVKPRGDGIPSGMSLPNYLIEGPLTWPGQHAGFLGTRHDPWQINHDPNDPNFQVDSLHLPQDMSGPRLLSRRGLLDRLNECDRQLSADSRARAFLEQQDVAFSLLTSARVAEAFQIHTEDDATRDRYGRNKFGQSLLLSRRLVEAGVPMVQATMGIVQTWDTHVDNWGRLKNTLLPQLDQGLAALMDDLSSKGLLDQTMVIVMGEFGRTPKVSTLPGQTIPGRDHWAHTYSGLFAGAGIRGGQVLGETDSIAAYPLTRSWTPADVGTTLLSALGVPHDAQVIDPLGRPHYLLNGEVIAPLYTAAPV; this comes from the coding sequence ATGCCATCACCCCGTTTCCATTTTGATCGACGACGTTTGCTGAAGGTGACGTCGATGGGCGTGATCGGGTCAGCTCTGCCCGCGGCTGCATTGCGGAGTCAGGCAGGAACCACCGCGGAGTCCTCAACGGCGAAGTCGGTGCTGCTGGTGCTGCTCAGCGGCGGACCGAGTCAACTGGATACGCTGGACCCAAAGCCGCAGGCTCCCGAGGAAATCCGGGGCGAATTCCGAGCGATCCATACCACGATCCCCGGAATTTCCGTTTGCGAGCATCTGCCGCGAGTGAGCGCTCAGATGGACAAATGGGCGATCGTCCGAACGCTGGCTCATCGGGAACACAATCATCTGCTGGCGACTCACGTGGCCCTGACGGGGCGGCCCACGCCGATTCCTCGCGGTGGCAGCGATCTTGACCGAGTGGAATCGCGCAACGACTTTCCCAATTTCGCCGCTGCCCTGGATTTTGTGAAGCCACGCGGGGATGGCATTCCCAGCGGCATGTCGCTTCCCAACTATCTGATCGAAGGACCGCTGACGTGGCCGGGGCAGCACGCCGGATTTCTCGGAACCCGACACGATCCGTGGCAGATCAACCATGATCCCAACGACCCGAATTTCCAGGTCGATTCTCTGCACCTGCCGCAGGACATGTCCGGACCGCGACTGCTCTCGCGACGCGGATTGCTGGACCGGCTCAATGAGTGCGACCGACAGCTTTCGGCGGACAGTCGCGCGCGAGCCTTCCTGGAACAGCAGGATGTGGCGTTTTCGCTGCTGACTTCGGCACGGGTGGCTGAGGCGTTTCAGATCCACACCGAAGACGACGCGACACGCGACCGCTATGGCCGCAACAAGTTCGGTCAGTCGCTGCTGCTGTCGCGCCGGCTTGTCGAAGCGGGTGTCCCCATGGTTCAGGCGACAATGGGAATCGTGCAGACGTGGGACACGCACGTCGACAATTGGGGTCGTCTGAAAAATACACTGCTGCCACAGCTCGATCAGGGCCTGGCCGCGCTGATGGACGACCTGTCGTCAAAGGGCCTGCTCGACCAGACCATGGTCATCGTGATGGGAGAATTCGGCCGCACTCCAAAGGTTTCGACATTGCCGGGGCAGACGATTCCCGGTCGCGACCACTGGGCTCACACGTACTCGGGACTATTCGCCGGAGCGGGAATTCGGGGCGGCCAGGTGCTGGGCGAAACGGATTCCATCGCCGCCTATCCGCTCACCCGGTCGTGGACTCCCGCCGACGTCGGCACCACGCTGCTCAGCGCACTCGGCGTGCCGCATGATGCGCAGGTCATCGACCCGCTCGGCCGTCCTCACTATCTGCTGAATGGCGAAGTCATCGCTCCACTGTACACGGCAGCCCCGGTGTAA